Proteins found in one Triticum urartu cultivar G1812 chromosome 4, Tu2.1, whole genome shotgun sequence genomic segment:
- the LOC125551848 gene encoding LOW QUALITY PROTEIN: octanoyltransferase LIP2, mitochondrial (The sequence of the model RefSeq protein was modified relative to this genomic sequence to represent the inferred CDS: deleted 1 base in 1 codon) yields the protein MPTTAGTRQRRRARLAAGLAAPASRTRSHSSEILARMFYSYGKHDLSHTWSSASSINAVADIGWARRAVGRALRAHVLRRLLTGQQSGEGATGSHPPTAEMGGGAARRVLEAWKLGVVKYGDALRLQERLVADRRAGRVPDLVLSLQHPPTYTLGKRRTDHNLLVPESSLAGLGAELYRTERGGDVTFHGPRQAVLYPILSLRDIGLGARRYVEGLESAMIEVASLYGVKARPGGACETGVWVGDRKIGAIGVRISSGFTCHGLAFNIDPDLGYFKHIVPCGIADKEVTSLRREAAVELPPDEVIHGQLVQSLATTFRFSDVKVKDDSECADMISSAATEQH from the exons ATGCCCACCACAGCAGGAACTCGACAACGCCGCCGCGCTAGACTAGCCGCAGGGCTCGCCGCTCCGGCGTCGAGGACA CGCAGCCACAGTTCAGAAATACTGGCACGCATGTTCTACTCGTACGGCAAGCACGATTTGAGCCATACCTGGTCGAGCGCCAGCTCCATAAACGCCGTAGCCGACATTGGTTGGGCACGAAGG GCCGTGGGCCGGGCCCTGAGAGCCCATGTACTTCGTCGTCTTCTGACTGGGCAACAAAGCGGGGAGGGAGCCACCGGGTCTCACCCACCAACGGCGGAGATGGGTGGTGGTGCCGCGAGGAGGGTTCTCGAGGCGTGGAAGCTCGGAGTGGTCAAGTACGGCGACGCCCTCAGGCTCCAGGAGAGGCTCGTCGCCGACCGGAGAGCCGGCCGGGTCCCGGACCTCGTGCTCTCGCTGCAGCATCCGCCTACCTACACCCTCGGCAAGCGGCGCACCGACCACAACCTGCTCGTGCCGGAGTCAAGCCTCGCGGGCCTCGGCGCCGAGCTCTACCGCACGGAGCGGGGCGGCGACGTCACCTTCCACGGCCCGCGCCAGGCCGTGCTCTACCCCATCCTCTCGCTCCGGGACATTGGGCTAGGCGCGCGGAGGTATGTCGAGGGGCTCGAATCCGCCATGATCGAGGTTGCCTCTCTGTACGGCGTCAAGGCGCGGCCGGGGGGCGCCTGCGAGACCGGCGTGTGGGTCGGGGACAGGAAGATTGGGGCCATCGGGGTCAGGATCTCGTCAGGGTTTACCTGCCATGGCCTGGCCTTCAACATCGACCCTGATTTGGGCTACTTCAAGCACATCGTGCCCTGCGGCATTGCTGACAAGGAGGTCACATCGCTGCGGCGGGAGGCCGCGGTGGAACTCCCTCCTGACGAGGTGATCCATGGTCAGCTCGTGCAGAGCTTGGCGACAACCTTCCGTTTCAGTGATGTTAAAGTCAAGGATGATTCCGAGTGTGCAGACATGATTAGCTCAGCTGCAACTGAGCAACACTGA